A single region of the Coleofasciculus chthonoplastes PCC 7420 genome encodes:
- a CDS encoding glycosyltransferase family 4 protein encodes MIKLVSFRPGVIGNNTAFEAQASIYKYLQKHYGYRFTIVKSEGDQYHDPAFEIISIPQTAWKSRLQKLGIPKLGAIHKSLEPIFVQADGILTVDPTTYLQGLLAIRIAHQLKKPVWFDASKTFDRTPKNLNFQLKRRFWLRKALHQTTGIIVTVPKCIERFQELGLFDQVIAPKFRILGHPVDTQRFTPKPKRSEKDGILRVLVVSRMEPEKGLLYILEAMTPLLRSRSNVQLELLGSGAMRSLLEAEVTERGLSDQVIFLNSVSHGEIPDILAGVDVFVNHAVSIGSWEEYFGVVNLEAMSCGLPCVLTSCGGISYAVREKDVSVFVEERNVIQLREAIVHLLDSQQQRQEKGKRGRDYVESYYGLIVIAEKFHRMLQHSLIKDGLVLTNTPRSQCIEK; translated from the coding sequence ATGATTAAACTGGTATCATTTCGCCCTGGCGTTATTGGAAATAATACAGCGTTTGAGGCTCAAGCCTCAATTTACAAATATCTTCAGAAGCATTATGGCTATCGGTTCACCATCGTCAAATCAGAAGGGGATCAGTATCATGATCCAGCCTTTGAAATTATTTCTATTCCCCAAACAGCCTGGAAATCCAGGTTACAAAAGCTAGGGATTCCAAAATTAGGGGCGATTCATAAATCCCTTGAGCCGATTTTTGTTCAAGCTGATGGTATTTTGACGGTTGATCCCACGACCTATCTCCAAGGTTTACTAGCGATTAGAATCGCGCATCAGCTCAAAAAGCCAGTTTGGTTTGATGCCTCGAAAACCTTTGACAGAACCCCTAAAAACTTGAATTTTCAGTTGAAACGACGCTTTTGGCTTAGAAAAGCGCTGCATCAGACTACAGGAATCATTGTTACTGTTCCCAAGTGCATTGAGCGCTTTCAAGAACTAGGGTTATTTGATCAAGTTATTGCTCCTAAATTTAGGATTTTGGGACACCCCGTCGATACTCAACGGTTTACACCCAAACCGAAACGGTCTGAGAAAGATGGTATACTGCGAGTGTTGGTCGTATCTAGGATGGAGCCGGAAAAGGGGCTACTCTATATTTTAGAAGCGATGACTCCCTTATTGCGATCGCGCAGTAATGTGCAACTGGAATTGTTGGGTTCAGGTGCGATGCGCTCTCTGCTAGAAGCCGAAGTCACAGAACGGGGGTTGAGTGATCAGGTTATTTTTCTGAATTCAGTTTCCCATGGGGAAATTCCTGATATTTTAGCAGGTGTGGATGTCTTTGTGAATCATGCGGTAAGTATTGGGTCGTGGGAAGAATATTTTGGTGTGGTTAATCTAGAAGCCATGTCCTGTGGTTTACCCTGTGTGCTGACTAGTTGTGGTGGTATTTCCTATGCTGTTCGAGAGAAAGATGTTTCTGTTTTTGTCGAAGAACGGAATGTTATCCAGTTACGCGAAGCCATTGTCCACCTGCTAGATTCGCAGCAACAGCGACAGGAAAAAGGAAAAAGAGGGCGTGACTATGTAGAATCCTATTATGGGTTAATTGTGATTGCTGAAAAATTTCATCGGATGTTGCAACACAGTTTGATTAAAGATGGGCTTGTGCTAACAAACACGCCCCGATCTCAGTGTATAGAAAAGTAA
- a CDS encoding sulfotransferase family protein, whose translation MKLNFIIIGAQKSGSTFVQEILSEHPEVFMVPKERPFFEDPDYGKMDFQEFEKLFAEVTTEKAVGMKRPSYYGKFEVPERLYRHFPNIKLILVLRNPIERSISAYYHYMKDGFIPVKNIEEGMVKIINGEYKNTYKRANEIIEFSFYYKHIMHYLKYFNINQIHITLFDNLKKDTLAEISSIFKFLEIDPNYKPKYLDKRPQSGVYSLHSIKIFRLKNYFIYTYNQDRTRVVPKKSNIW comes from the coding sequence ATGAAGCTAAACTTTATTATAATAGGCGCTCAAAAATCAGGATCTACGTTTGTACAAGAAATCTTGTCCGAACATCCAGAAGTTTTCATGGTTCCCAAGGAAAGACCATTTTTTGAAGATCCTGACTATGGAAAAATGGATTTCCAAGAATTTGAAAAGTTATTTGCTGAAGTAACTACAGAGAAAGCTGTAGGAATGAAACGACCAAGTTATTATGGAAAATTTGAAGTTCCAGAGAGACTCTATCGGCACTTTCCCAATATCAAACTAATTCTAGTTCTTCGTAATCCAATAGAAAGGAGTATTTCCGCTTATTATCATTATATGAAAGATGGATTCATCCCCGTAAAAAATATAGAAGAGGGCATGGTAAAAATAATCAATGGTGAATATAAAAATACTTACAAAAGAGCAAATGAAATTATTGAATTTAGTTTTTATTATAAACATATCATGCACTATTTAAAATATTTTAATATAAATCAAATTCATATAACTCTATTTGATAATCTCAAAAAAGATACATTAGCTGAAATAAGTTCCATATTTAAATTCTTAGAAATCGATCCTAACTATAAGCCAAAATATTTGGATAAACGCCCACAATCTGGTGTGTATTCATTACACAGTATAAAAATTTTTCGCCTAAAAAATTATTTTATTTACACCTATAATCAAGATCGTACAAGGGTAGTTCCCAAAAAAAGCAATATATGGTAA
- a CDS encoding glycosyltransferase family 4 protein: MQVLHLSTSDISGGAAIAAYRLHQGLQRLGVPSQMLVDKKSSDDRTVFAQKTNLSKALGILKPTLDRFPLRLYRNCDHTKLSLEWLPDQVSPKTTKLAPDILNLHWVCGGFLKIETLAQLKQPIVWTLHDMWAFTGGCHYSQDCDRYTNSCGNCPLLQSGQNWDLSRWVWQRKTKAWKNINLTLVTPSTWLAKCVRSSSLFKDRRVEVIANGLDPEQYKPIDKRLARELLKLPQDKQLLLFGAMGSTSDHRKGFHLLQPALQCLSQSENQYKTELVVFGSSAPSPQPDFGFKAHYLGKLNDDISLALVYAAADVFVAPSVQDNLPNTVMEAIACGTPSIAFNIGGMPDMIEHQWNGYLAHPYDTKDLANGIAWVLQDEQRRQACSLRSRDMFEQNFTLDIQAKSYIKLYQDILFSYT; this comes from the coding sequence ATGCAAGTTTTACATCTGAGTACATCTGATATCAGTGGTGGCGCTGCTATTGCTGCTTACCGACTCCATCAGGGACTCCAGCGCCTTGGAGTCCCCTCGCAAATGCTGGTCGATAAAAAATCGAGTGACGATAGAACAGTATTCGCTCAGAAGACCAATTTAAGCAAAGCGTTAGGTATCCTCAAGCCGACTTTAGACCGCTTCCCCTTGCGACTTTACCGTAATTGTGACCACACGAAACTGTCTTTAGAATGGCTTCCTGATCAGGTGTCCCCCAAAACGACTAAACTTGCTCCCGATATCCTTAACCTACATTGGGTTTGTGGCGGCTTCTTAAAAATTGAAACCTTGGCTCAGTTAAAGCAACCCATCGTCTGGACACTTCATGATATGTGGGCATTTACTGGTGGGTGTCACTATAGCCAAGATTGCGATCGCTATACCAACTCCTGCGGTAACTGTCCTCTACTCCAAAGTGGTCAAAATTGGGATCTATCCCGCTGGGTATGGCAGCGTAAAACCAAAGCTTGGAAAAATATTAATCTTACCCTCGTGACACCCAGCACTTGGTTAGCCAAGTGTGTACGTTCCAGTTCTCTGTTCAAAGATAGGCGGGTGGAAGTGATTGCCAATGGTCTTGATCCTGAACAGTATAAGCCAATCGATAAACGTTTAGCGCGAGAACTGCTCAAATTACCTCAGGATAAACAACTCCTCTTGTTTGGAGCAATGGGTTCTACCAGCGATCACCGGAAGGGATTTCATCTGCTTCAACCTGCTTTACAATGCTTAAGCCAGTCAGAAAACCAATACAAAACCGAATTAGTGGTTTTCGGTTCATCTGCGCCAAGTCCCCAGCCTGACTTCGGCTTTAAGGCTCACTATCTGGGTAAACTCAACGATGATATCTCCCTGGCACTGGTGTATGCAGCTGCAGATGTGTTTGTTGCCCCCTCGGTTCAAGATAACTTGCCTAACACAGTAATGGAAGCGATCGCTTGTGGTACACCTAGCATTGCCTTCAATATTGGCGGGATGCCTGATATGATTGAACACCAGTGGAATGGCTATTTAGCCCACCCTTATGACACGAAAGACTTAGCTAATGGGATTGCTTGGGTATTGCAGGATGAACAACGACGACAAGCATGTTCACTCCGATCGAGAGATATGTTTGAACAAAACTTTACTCTGGATATCCAAGCTAAAAGCTATATTAAGTTGTACCAGGACATTCTATTTTCTTACACTTAA
- a CDS encoding FkbM family methyltransferase has protein sequence MLTDISRKLNRVMLKGFHGFLKRFLIKDCPYRLEKIGSDYGGWVVPTNLIKPDWVCYCAGVGEDITFDLGIIERFSCNVFAFEPTPRAKKYVGKIAVNNKKFHFYQIGLWSKDSIQKFFVPTNPRFVSHSILNLSETQDFFEANCQRLSTIMQNLEHEKIDLLKMDIEGAEHEVLKSLIEDNIDIKVIGVEFEPMSFLKVIISTFKLMSYKYSLVSIDGRNYTFIKTQILNV, from the coding sequence GTGCTTACTGATATTTCTCGGAAATTAAATCGCGTTATGCTCAAGGGTTTTCACGGTTTCTTGAAAAGATTTTTAATAAAGGATTGCCCCTATAGACTAGAAAAAATTGGCAGTGACTATGGGGGGTGGGTTGTCCCAACGAATCTAATAAAACCTGATTGGGTATGCTACTGCGCTGGTGTTGGTGAAGATATAACCTTCGATTTAGGCATTATTGAAAGATTTTCCTGCAATGTCTTCGCCTTTGAGCCTACACCTAGAGCGAAAAAGTATGTCGGAAAAATAGCCGTAAACAATAAAAAATTTCACTTTTATCAAATTGGTCTTTGGTCAAAAGATTCTATCCAAAAATTTTTTGTTCCGACTAACCCACGCTTCGTTTCTCATTCTATTTTAAATTTGAGTGAAACCCAGGATTTTTTTGAGGCGAATTGTCAACGCTTATCGACAATTATGCAAAATCTAGAACATGAAAAAATTGATTTACTTAAAATGGATATTGAGGGAGCAGAACATGAAGTCTTGAAAAGTCTTATAGAAGACAATATCGATATCAAAGTGATTGGTGTTGAGTTTGAACCAATGTCATTTTTAAAGGTGATTATTTCAACGTTTAAGTTGATGTCTTATAAATATAGTCTGGTCAGTATTGACGGTAGGAACTATACATTTATTAAAACACAAATTTTAAATGTATAG
- a CDS encoding glycosyltransferase family 2 protein, translated as MTRDRLAVLMTCYNRKPKTLACLAALYNQRLPSQWTMDVYLVDDSSTDGTAEAVRQMYPQVKILHGDGTLFWNGGMRLAWAEAMKQDYDYYLWLNDDTVLYPEAINTLLVNSHQLSKQGETHAIIVGSTQDPETGNLTYGGVIQRNWWHPFHFRKVPPTETVQRCDSMNGNCVLIPQCVVQLVGNLDPVLRHYAADYDYGLRAKSKGCTVWIAPDYVGICPRNSLSSGGSNSDHSLSQSLGKMNQPKGVRLEGATLISPREWKVFTQRHGGLLWLIYWLLPYRRVIGKLVLSKHQSSKP; from the coding sequence ATGACCCGCGATCGCCTTGCCGTACTGATGACCTGTTATAACCGCAAGCCAAAAACCTTGGCTTGTCTAGCTGCACTCTATAACCAAAGACTCCCCTCCCAGTGGACAATGGATGTTTACTTGGTCGATGATAGCAGCACTGATGGCACCGCTGAAGCTGTGCGTCAGATGTATCCTCAAGTGAAAATTCTCCACGGCGATGGTACCCTATTTTGGAATGGGGGAATGCGGTTAGCCTGGGCTGAAGCGATGAAGCAGGACTATGACTATTACCTCTGGCTCAACGATGATACAGTACTCTACCCAGAAGCGATCAACACCTTGTTAGTCAACTCCCATCAGCTAAGCAAGCAAGGTGAAACCCACGCCATTATAGTCGGCTCCACTCAAGATCCGGAAACGGGTAACCTCACCTACGGCGGTGTAATTCAGAGAAACTGGTGGCATCCGTTTCATTTTCGCAAAGTGCCACCAACGGAAACCGTCCAGCGTTGCGATAGCATGAACGGAAACTGTGTACTTATACCCCAATGTGTGGTTCAATTAGTGGGTAACCTCGACCCAGTCCTTCGCCATTATGCTGCTGATTATGACTATGGTTTACGCGCCAAGAGCAAAGGATGTACTGTTTGGATAGCACCGGACTATGTCGGTATCTGTCCCCGTAACTCGTTGTCTAGTGGAGGTTCAAATTCAGATCACTCGTTGAGTCAGTCATTGGGGAAAATGAATCAGCCCAAAGGAGTGCGACTTGAAGGGGCGACACTCATCTCTCCGAGAGAATGGAAGGTGTTTACTCAACGCCATGGCGGTCTACTTTGGCTAATTTATTGGTTACTCCCCTATCGAAGAGTAATTGGGAAATTAGTTTTGAGTAAACATCAAAGCAGTAAACCGTAA
- a CDS encoding glycosyltransferase family 4 protein, with protein sequence MNSIADSRIAWLFPGLKRGFYWHPVLSEFTKRFKNTIIYTGNWPGYVSGFEETFTVKVVGKTKFVETNLPEGGYSRGSYYVSPKIIGHLLGFKPHVIFALSFSAWTLLAILFKPLARWRVVIVYNGSSLNVDRRDSKVHIFYRRMMVRLADALITNSQAGKAYLTQILEANENHVFARPYGVPTPTALLEQQEKANLSIPELQHPVFLFIGVVEYRKGLHFLLKACNQLQQQGNQNYTLLVAGEGSQREELKDFIKQNHLEQQIHWAGWVDYSQLGAYFEKTDVFVFPTLEDIWGMVLLEAMACGKPVLCSQWAGAKELVEVGENGYIFDPYNPDELAALMRRFIDHPELIPTMGQKSKQLIAPHNPEAAANFLAEVTAFVLDH encoded by the coding sequence GTGAATAGTATCGCTGATAGTCGTATAGCTTGGCTTTTCCCTGGGTTAAAACGAGGATTTTACTGGCATCCCGTTTTGAGTGAATTCACGAAACGGTTTAAAAACACAATTATTTACACTGGCAATTGGCCCGGGTATGTCTCTGGCTTTGAAGAAACCTTTACAGTTAAAGTTGTTGGCAAAACCAAGTTTGTCGAAACCAATTTACCTGAGGGGGGATACTCCAGAGGGTCTTACTATGTATCGCCCAAGATTATTGGTCATCTCCTAGGATTTAAACCTCATGTAATCTTCGCTTTGTCCTTCTCCGCTTGGACTCTATTGGCGATTTTGTTCAAACCTTTGGCTAGGTGGCGAGTGGTGATTGTTTACAATGGGAGTTCATTAAACGTAGACCGTCGGGATTCAAAGGTTCATATTTTCTATCGACGGATGATGGTGCGTTTAGCAGACGCTTTGATTACAAACTCTCAAGCCGGGAAAGCTTATCTGACTCAGATTCTCGAAGCCAATGAAAATCATGTTTTTGCTCGTCCCTATGGTGTCCCGACTCCCACAGCGTTATTAGAACAGCAAGAAAAGGCGAACTTATCTATTCCTGAGTTACAACATCCTGTCTTTTTGTTCATTGGAGTAGTCGAATACAGGAAAGGACTTCATTTCCTCCTGAAAGCCTGCAATCAGCTTCAGCAACAGGGGAACCAAAACTATACTTTACTTGTTGCCGGTGAGGGAAGCCAACGAGAAGAACTTAAAGATTTTATTAAACAGAATCATCTGGAACAACAGATTCATTGGGCAGGATGGGTTGACTATAGTCAATTGGGCGCTTACTTTGAGAAAACCGATGTGTTTGTCTTTCCCACCTTAGAAGATATTTGGGGAATGGTCTTGCTTGAGGCGATGGCTTGTGGTAAACCTGTTCTTTGTTCTCAGTGGGCGGGGGCAAAGGAACTGGTTGAGGTTGGGGAGAATGGTTATATTTTCGATCCCTATAATCCTGACGAACTAGCTGCACTAATGCGCCGTTTTATTGATCATCCAGAATTGATCCCCACAATGGGTCAAAAATCAAAACAACTCATTGCCCCCCATAATCCCGAAGCTGCTGCTAACTTCCTAGCAGAAGTTACCGCTTTTGTCTTAGACCATTGA
- a CDS encoding glycosyltransferase family 4 protein, with product MKILISAYACEPGVGSEPGKGWNMAREMAKYHQVWVLTWSGRRPGIEAEISHNPIPNLQVIYYGWFGDWIWRKGVGIYLHYLLWQIRAYFVTRRLHREVDFDLVHHISYASYWLPTFLPLLPIPFVWGPIGGGESAPQTFWNDFSVGDKVYEFLRTLGRWLGERNPFVHLALQRSAVVLAPTEDTAQRLYQLGREDVRIFLHTALPQAEINRLAEYQPLESHPVRFISIGRLLHWKGFHLGLQAFAVAKLDEAEYWIVGDGIERKRLQKLVEELGIASQVKFWGKLPRDETLRKLGECHVLVHPSLHDSGGTSCLEAMVAGRPVICLDLGGPAILVTDETGCKVPAHNLDQVVQDMAKSMTRLVRDPKLRVRLGQAAQKRGSEVFNWQAKGQFYNQLYEEILAQSEHGGESNAYPQRT from the coding sequence GTGAAAATTCTTATATCCGCCTATGCTTGTGAACCGGGTGTCGGTTCTGAACCTGGAAAAGGCTGGAATATGGCGCGAGAAATGGCAAAATACCATCAGGTTTGGGTACTCACTTGGTCGGGGCGGCGTCCTGGTATCGAAGCTGAAATAAGCCATAATCCAATACCCAATCTTCAGGTTATCTACTACGGCTGGTTTGGGGATTGGATTTGGCGTAAGGGAGTCGGCATCTATCTCCACTACTTACTCTGGCAAATTAGAGCTTACTTTGTAACTCGCCGACTCCACCGCGAGGTGGATTTTGATCTAGTCCACCATATTTCCTATGCCAGTTACTGGCTTCCCACTTTCCTTCCCCTACTCCCCATTCCCTTTGTCTGGGGCCCAATTGGTGGAGGAGAATCTGCACCCCAAACCTTCTGGAATGATTTTAGCGTTGGGGACAAGGTTTACGAATTCCTGCGGACTCTGGGTCGATGGTTGGGGGAGCGTAATCCCTTTGTCCACCTTGCCCTCCAGCGAAGTGCTGTTGTCTTAGCTCCAACAGAAGATACAGCGCAACGACTGTACCAGTTGGGAAGAGAGGATGTTCGTATCTTCCTGCACACGGCTTTGCCTCAGGCGGAAATCAATCGCCTCGCTGAATACCAACCCCTTGAAAGCCATCCAGTTCGATTTATTAGCATTGGTCGTCTGCTTCACTGGAAAGGATTTCACTTAGGTCTACAAGCATTTGCTGTGGCTAAACTTGATGAAGCTGAGTATTGGATTGTTGGGGACGGCATTGAGCGAAAGCGACTACAAAAGCTAGTTGAGGAGTTGGGAATTGCGTCCCAGGTCAAGTTTTGGGGCAAACTGCCACGAGATGAAACCTTACGTAAGCTGGGAGAATGTCATGTGCTGGTTCACCCCAGCTTACACGATTCTGGCGGAACAAGCTGCTTAGAGGCAATGGTTGCAGGTCGTCCAGTTATCTGCCTAGACTTGGGAGGACCCGCCATCTTAGTCACCGACGAGACGGGTTGTAAAGTTCCCGCCCACAATCTGGATCAGGTTGTACAGGATATGGCTAAGTCTATGACTCGTTTAGTGCGTGATCCCAAGCTACGAGTTCGCCTCGGACAAGCCGCACAAAAAAGAGGGAGCGAAGTCTTCAATTGGCAGGCAAAGGGTCAATTTTATAACCAACTCTACGAAGAAATTCTCGCTCAGTCAGAACACGGAGGCGAATCGAATGCGTATCCTCAGCGTACATAA
- a CDS encoding glycosyltransferase family 4 protein — MRILSVHNHYQIRGGEDESQKAEVRLLQDKGHQVDVYEEHNDRIPTLGKIDLASQTVWSRETYQILKSRFTEQTYDLVHVQNFFPLISPSVYYAAQAKGIPVVQTLRNYRLLCPNAQFFRQGHVCEDCLEQFIPLPGVIHACYRESRAATATVTAMITVHRALGTWTNQVDVYIALTEFARQKFIQGGLPAEKIVVKPNFVHPDPGWGEGGGNYALFVGRLSPEKGLDTLLQAWEKLGHQIPLKIVGDGPLANQIAEASTRLPGVEWLGRQPLSQVYNLLGEALFLVFPSSWYETFGRVAIEAFAKGTPVIAANIGAIAELVEHSRTGLKFRPSDWEDLTAQVEWALSHPAELTQMRQEARTEFEAKYTADKNYQQLMGIYETVIKNR; from the coding sequence ATGCGTATCCTCAGCGTACATAACCACTATCAAATTCGCGGCGGCGAGGACGAATCCCAGAAAGCAGAAGTACGCCTCTTACAAGATAAAGGGCATCAGGTTGACGTATACGAAGAGCATAACGACCGGATACCCACTCTAGGCAAAATAGATCTCGCTTCTCAGACAGTCTGGTCGAGAGAAACCTACCAAATTCTCAAATCTCGGTTTACAGAACAAACCTACGATCTCGTTCACGTCCAGAATTTCTTTCCCCTGATTTCTCCCTCTGTTTATTACGCAGCTCAAGCTAAGGGGATTCCTGTGGTTCAGACCTTACGAAATTATCGCCTGCTCTGTCCCAATGCTCAATTTTTCCGACAAGGTCACGTCTGTGAAGACTGTTTAGAACAGTTTATCCCTCTGCCTGGGGTTATCCACGCCTGCTACCGAGAAAGTCGGGCAGCCACAGCCACCGTTACTGCCATGATTACGGTTCACCGTGCCCTAGGAACTTGGACGAATCAGGTCGATGTTTACATCGCTTTGACTGAATTTGCCCGCCAGAAGTTTATCCAAGGGGGATTACCTGCCGAAAAGATTGTGGTTAAGCCTAACTTTGTCCATCCTGACCCGGGTTGGGGAGAGGGAGGCGGTAACTATGCCCTCTTCGTGGGACGCCTCTCCCCTGAGAAGGGGCTGGATACGCTACTTCAAGCTTGGGAGAAGCTTGGTCACCAGATTCCGCTGAAAATTGTCGGAGATGGACCCCTAGCCAATCAAATTGCTGAGGCATCTACACGCCTACCCGGAGTAGAGTGGCTAGGACGTCAGCCTTTATCACAGGTCTATAACTTGCTGGGAGAAGCCCTTTTCTTGGTATTTCCCTCAAGCTGGTACGAAACCTTCGGGCGGGTTGCTATCGAAGCCTTTGCCAAGGGAACTCCAGTGATTGCTGCTAACATCGGAGCTATTGCTGAATTGGTTGAGCATAGTCGCACGGGTCTCAAATTCCGCCCTAGTGACTGGGAAGACCTGACTGCACAAGTGGAGTGGGCTTTATCCCACCCAGCAGAACTCACTCAGATGCGCCAAGAAGCTAGGACTGAGTTCGAGGCTAAATATACAGCGGATAAAAATTACCAACAACTTATGGGGATTTATGAGACGGTAATCAAGAATCGGTAG